The Ensifer adhaerens genome contains a region encoding:
- a CDS encoding YczE/YyaS/YitT family protein, which yields MDHNAAEAEIVDTGSLTRRWMMYVVGIYVLTFGVSLAIRAGIGISPQSSLTRTMTLVYPPFSQGTYNFMLELIMLFLTYLVLPKDFKLKNFASLIPAFVLAVFLDFNLGITEFIKLDAYPFRVALLVFADAALAFGLFLMIRANLVLMPIDMFVNTIFKRTGWKWGNIKTGFDCTLLVLSACIGLAFLAEVKFIREGTILNAILVGQYIKLYFFLFRKVQGGKAASPKGLEATAK from the coding sequence ATGGACCACAATGCGGCGGAAGCCGAGATCGTCGATACCGGCAGCCTGACGCGGCGCTGGATGATGTATGTTGTCGGCATCTATGTGCTGACTTTCGGCGTCAGCCTGGCGATCCGGGCAGGGATCGGCATATCGCCCCAGAGCAGCCTGACCAGGACCATGACGCTGGTCTATCCGCCGTTCAGCCAGGGCACCTACAACTTCATGCTCGAACTGATCATGCTGTTCTTGACCTATCTGGTCCTGCCGAAGGATTTCAAGCTGAAGAACTTCGCGTCGCTGATCCCGGCCTTCGTGCTGGCAGTGTTCCTCGATTTCAACCTTGGTATCACCGAGTTCATCAAGCTCGACGCCTATCCGTTCCGGGTGGCACTGCTGGTCTTTGCCGACGCGGCGCTCGCTTTCGGTCTGTTCCTGATGATCCGCGCCAATCTCGTGCTGATGCCGATCGACATGTTCGTCAACACCATCTTCAAGCGCACCGGCTGGAAGTGGGGCAACATCAAGACCGGTTTCGATTGCACCCTGCTGGTCCTTTCGGCCTGCATCGGTCTGGCGTTCCTCGCCGAGGTCAAGTTCATCCGCGAGGGCACGATCCTCAATGCCATTCTCGTCGGGCAATACATCAAGCTCTATTTCTTCCTCTTCAGGAAGGTACAGGGCGGCAAGGCGGCGTCGCCGAAGGGGCTGGAAGCGACCGCGAAGTAG
- a CDS encoding APC family permease has translation MDNSSAPVTGANQLRKNALGVGAVTFLVVSAAAPLTAVAGGVPLSMMLGNGAGIPGTFLLVTLILLLFSVGYVAMARHIRNAGAFYAYTAQGLGGLMGGAAAMIAILAYNAMQIGVFGLFGAATAGLFAGFGIDLPWWVWTFVGIAIVGVLGYRRVDLSAKVLTVLVILEYLVVLVIDVAILAKGGDSGLTAVSFTPSAVLSGSPSIGILFCFAAFIGFEATTIYSEEAREPHKTVPRATYISVLIIGIFYMFTSWLMVNAAGADKLVPELQGLADPTTFLFGLAERYAGGWLPPLMNVLFVTSLFAGVLAFHNGVARYLYVAGRERLLPASIGVTHPVYHSPHVGSLIQTVIAVLVVALFAATGQDPVLALFSWLTNVGTLAVMTLMAFTAFAIVAFFGRNPGLERNPLVTKIIPVVTGLILVAVIIAIAVNFGDLAGASGMLAVLLPGLVVIFGVIGLALAASLKSGNPLEFARLGAGQEI, from the coding sequence ATGGACAATTCATCTGCGCCCGTGACCGGCGCGAACCAGTTGCGCAAGAACGCCCTTGGCGTCGGCGCGGTCACCTTTCTCGTCGTATCCGCTGCCGCACCGCTGACCGCGGTCGCCGGCGGCGTGCCGCTGTCGATGATGCTTGGCAATGGCGCCGGCATTCCCGGCACCTTCCTGCTCGTGACGCTGATCCTGCTGTTGTTTTCGGTCGGCTATGTCGCGATGGCCCGGCACATCCGCAATGCCGGCGCCTTTTACGCCTACACGGCCCAGGGCCTCGGCGGGCTGATGGGTGGTGCAGCGGCGATGATCGCCATCCTTGCCTATAACGCCATGCAGATCGGCGTTTTCGGCCTCTTCGGCGCCGCAACGGCAGGGCTTTTCGCCGGCTTCGGGATCGATCTGCCCTGGTGGGTCTGGACCTTTGTCGGCATCGCCATCGTCGGTGTGCTCGGCTACCGTCGCGTCGATCTCTCCGCCAAGGTGCTGACGGTTCTCGTCATCCTTGAATATCTCGTCGTGCTCGTCATCGACGTGGCGATCCTCGCCAAGGGCGGCGACAGCGGGCTGACCGCGGTGTCGTTCACGCCGTCGGCCGTCCTTTCCGGCTCTCCGTCGATCGGCATTCTCTTCTGCTTTGCCGCCTTCATTGGTTTCGAGGCGACGACGATCTACAGCGAAGAGGCGCGCGAGCCTCACAAGACCGTGCCGCGCGCGACCTATATCTCGGTCCTCATCATCGGCATCTTCTACATGTTCACCTCCTGGCTGATGGTCAACGCCGCCGGTGCCGACAAGCTGGTGCCGGAATTGCAGGGCCTTGCCGATCCGACCACCTTCCTCTTTGGCCTTGCCGAGCGCTATGCCGGTGGCTGGCTGCCACCGCTGATGAACGTGCTCTTCGTCACCAGCCTCTTTGCCGGCGTCCTGGCGTTCCACAATGGTGTCGCCCGCTATCTCTATGTCGCCGGCCGCGAGCGGTTGCTGCCTGCCTCGATCGGCGTCACCCATCCGGTCTATCACAGCCCGCATGTCGGCTCGCTGATCCAGACCGTCATTGCCGTCCTCGTCGTCGCGCTGTTTGCGGCAACGGGACAGGACCCGGTGCTGGCGCTGTTTTCGTGGCTGACCAACGTCGGTACGCTTGCGGTCATGACGCTGATGGCCTTCACCGCCTTTGCGATCGTCGCCTTCTTCGGCCGCAATCCCGGCCTCGAACGCAACCCGCTGGTTACCAAGATTATTCCTGTTGTCACCGGGCTGATCCTTGTTGCCGTCATCATCGCGATTGCGGTCAACTTTGGCGATCTCGCCGGCGCCTCCGGCATGCTCGCCGTGTTGCTGCCGGGGCTGGTCGTGATCTTCGGCGTGATCGGTCTGGCGCTTGCGGCATCGTTGAAATCGGGCAACCCGCTCGAATTCGCCCGCCTTGGCGCCGGACAGGAGATCTGA
- a CDS encoding aldehyde dehydrogenase, with the protein MQDKIDQLRSLPVAGQKLFIGGRWQESLSRETLDVVSPIDGSHLTTIADAGAADVDAAVRAARTAFDKGSWSKAAPAVRKKVLTRIAEIIEAQALELAVLGVRDNGTEISMALKAEPGSAAGTFRYYAEALDKVYGEIAPTAENILGLVHREPIGVVAAIVPWNFPLMIGAWKIAPALAAGNSVVLKPAEGASLSLLRLAEICAEAGLPEGVLNVVTGRGATTGEAIGLHGDIDVLAFTGSGGVGRRLLEYSARSNLKRVYLELGGKSPNIVFADAPDLDQAARISAYGIFRNSGQVCVAGSRLLVERSIHEAFAENVAAIAASMKVGDPLLLTTEAGAISSEVQLQKNLEFARSAEAEGARLRFGGKRILEETGGSYMQPTVFDVEPEMKLAKEEVFGPVLAIIPFDDEAEALRIANATDYGLASAVWTANLSRAHRMVRGIRAGVVHVNTYGGADNTVPLGGVRQSGNGHDKSLHALDKYTDLKTAWIQL; encoded by the coding sequence ATGCAGGACAAGATCGACCAGTTGCGAAGCCTTCCCGTCGCCGGGCAGAAGCTGTTCATCGGTGGCCGCTGGCAGGAGAGCCTCTCCCGCGAAACGCTCGATGTCGTGTCGCCGATCGACGGCAGCCATCTGACGACGATTGCCGACGCGGGTGCTGCCGACGTTGATGCAGCCGTCCGGGCGGCCCGCACCGCCTTCGATAAAGGAAGCTGGTCGAAGGCGGCACCCGCAGTGCGCAAGAAGGTGCTGACGCGCATTGCCGAGATCATCGAAGCGCAGGCGCTGGAGCTTGCCGTGCTCGGCGTGCGCGATAATGGCACTGAAATTTCGATGGCACTGAAGGCGGAGCCCGGCAGTGCCGCGGGTACCTTCCGCTACTATGCCGAGGCGCTCGACAAGGTCTATGGCGAGATCGCTCCGACGGCCGAAAACATTCTTGGCCTGGTGCACCGCGAGCCGATCGGCGTGGTCGCGGCGATCGTTCCCTGGAATTTCCCGCTGATGATCGGCGCCTGGAAGATCGCGCCGGCGCTTGCGGCCGGCAACTCCGTCGTGTTGAAACCCGCCGAAGGCGCGTCGCTCAGCCTGCTCAGGCTCGCCGAAATCTGCGCCGAGGCCGGTCTGCCGGAAGGCGTCCTGAATGTCGTGACCGGCCGAGGCGCCACCACCGGCGAGGCGATCGGGCTGCACGGCGATATCGACGTGCTTGCCTTCACCGGCTCCGGCGGCGTCGGCCGGCGGCTGCTTGAATACTCCGCGCGCTCGAACCTCAAGCGCGTCTACCTCGAACTCGGCGGCAAGTCGCCGAACATCGTCTTTGCCGATGCGCCCGACCTCGACCAGGCCGCGCGCATTTCCGCCTATGGCATCTTCCGCAACTCCGGCCAGGTTTGCGTTGCCGGCTCAAGGCTGCTGGTCGAGCGCTCAATCCACGAAGCCTTCGCCGAGAATGTGGCCGCGATCGCAGCGTCGATGAAGGTCGGCGACCCCCTGCTGTTGACGACCGAGGCTGGCGCGATTTCGAGCGAAGTCCAGCTCCAGAAAAACCTCGAATTCGCTCGCAGTGCCGAGGCGGAAGGCGCGCGGTTACGCTTCGGTGGCAAACGCATTCTTGAAGAGACTGGCGGCTCCTACATGCAGCCGACTGTTTTCGATGTTGAGCCGGAGATGAAACTGGCGAAGGAAGAGGTCTTCGGTCCTGTGCTGGCGATCATTCCCTTCGACGACGAGGCCGAGGCGCTGAGAATTGCCAATGCGACCGACTACGGCCTGGCCTCGGCCGTCTGGACTGCAAACCTCTCGCGGGCGCACCGGATGGTGCGCGGCATCCGTGCCGGCGTCGTGCACGTCAACACCTATGGCGGCGCCGACAACACGGTGCCGCTCGGCGGCGTCAGGCAATCCGGCAACGGCCACGACAAGTCGCTGCATGCGCTCGACAAATATACCGATCTGAAGACGGCCTGGATCCAGCTTTAA
- a CDS encoding LysR family transcriptional regulator: protein MLHSRVLRYLDEVARCGSIRGASERLNVAASAINKHVLQLEETIGEPLFERLPRGLRLTPAGEILVAHVRRTMKEYNQVEAEIRDIKALQSGEVIIATMNGLAGGIVPKAVATFGARHPRLKITIRVMFARDIVQAVADGEADLGFAFNLPASPQLETLWKMDTRLGAVVAPEHPLVGMETLPLASCQPYPLIFADRSMQIHGIVADAFAQAGVEVEPTYLTNSIEAMKCLAAAGDGIAFLSKFDITEEQRNGMLTYLQIRDRTFGKNVLSLVQREKRSHGLAASMFAEEIMRALRTAME, encoded by the coding sequence ATGCTGCATTCGCGCGTGCTGCGCTACCTTGACGAAGTGGCGCGCTGCGGCTCGATCCGTGGCGCCAGTGAAAGGCTCAACGTCGCTGCCTCCGCGATCAACAAGCACGTGCTGCAGCTGGAAGAAACAATCGGCGAACCGCTGTTCGAGCGCTTGCCGCGTGGCTTGCGCTTGACGCCTGCCGGAGAAATCCTGGTCGCGCATGTGCGGCGCACGATGAAGGAGTACAACCAGGTCGAGGCCGAGATCCGCGACATCAAGGCGTTGCAGAGCGGCGAGGTGATCATCGCCACGATGAACGGCCTTGCAGGCGGCATCGTGCCCAAGGCCGTCGCCACATTCGGTGCGCGCCATCCACGCCTGAAGATCACGATCCGGGTGATGTTTGCCCGCGACATCGTTCAGGCGGTTGCCGATGGCGAGGCCGATCTCGGCTTTGCCTTCAACCTGCCGGCTTCGCCGCAGCTTGAAACCCTCTGGAAGATGGACACCCGCCTCGGCGCGGTGGTGGCGCCTGAACATCCGCTCGTCGGCATGGAAACACTGCCGCTCGCCTCTTGCCAGCCGTATCCGCTGATCTTCGCCGACAGGTCTATGCAGATCCACGGCATCGTCGCCGACGCCTTCGCGCAGGCCGGCGTCGAGGTCGAGCCGACCTATCTCACAAACTCGATCGAGGCGATGAAGTGCCTTGCGGCCGCGGGCGACGGCATTGCCTTCCTCAGCAAGTTCGACATAACCGAAGAACAGCGCAACGGCATGCTGACCTACCTGCAGATCCGTGACCGGACATTCGGCAAGAACGTGCTTTCGCTCGTCCAGCGCGAGAAGCGCAGCCATGGCCTTGCGGCATCGATGTTCGCCGAGGAAATCATGCGGGCATTGCGCACCGCAATGGAGTAG
- a CDS encoding sensor domain-containing diguanylate cyclase, which produces MVVAQPAGRPTTEAKGREFDRLTALGHLDILDTPRDEGLERVVRLIKQVFAIDIGIVSLVDAHRQWYKACSGLAADEVPREDTFCRYVVASEEPLVVHDATTDPRFSGHPAVTGPEHIRFYAGVPFKTKDGHTVGTVCAIDRAPRHFTNKDLAILTELAGVAMDRIDLLRSAATDGLTGTLTRRAFREEADKLVSLAIRHQHDVSCIVLDVDHFKRVNDTYGHAAGDEVLKAVSSVCQSNLRASDLFGRLGGEEFAIMLPHVDAKGALAVAEKLRAAIAAQTIHGDFGQLAVTASFGTSALSLKSREIGAFLAQADAAMYLAKAAGRNRCVDWSSLDTRYQAGPRQRVLKAGTILYNDRHSRIDCTIRSLGADGAAVTVSNSAGLPPELVLVVAGDGFETRCQVVARDRQNLELAFG; this is translated from the coding sequence ATGGTGGTTGCTCAGCCAGCCGGACGGCCAACGACGGAGGCGAAAGGCAGGGAATTCGATCGCCTGACCGCTCTTGGGCACCTCGATATTCTCGACACGCCGAGAGACGAAGGCCTTGAACGGGTCGTGCGGCTGATAAAACAGGTCTTCGCCATCGACATCGGCATCGTCTCTTTGGTCGACGCACATCGCCAATGGTACAAGGCCTGCTCGGGGCTCGCGGCCGACGAGGTGCCGCGGGAAGACACGTTCTGCCGATATGTTGTCGCCTCCGAGGAACCGCTTGTCGTGCACGATGCCACGACGGATCCGCGGTTTTCCGGACATCCGGCGGTCACTGGCCCGGAACATATTCGGTTCTACGCCGGCGTTCCGTTCAAAACGAAGGATGGACATACGGTCGGCACCGTGTGCGCGATCGATCGTGCGCCGAGACACTTCACCAACAAGGACCTGGCGATCCTGACCGAACTGGCGGGCGTGGCGATGGACCGGATCGATTTGCTCCGGTCGGCCGCGACGGACGGGCTCACCGGCACGCTGACGCGCCGCGCCTTCCGCGAAGAGGCGGACAAGCTGGTTTCACTCGCCATAAGGCATCAGCACGACGTGTCGTGCATCGTCCTTGATGTCGATCACTTCAAGCGGGTCAACGATACCTATGGGCACGCGGCTGGGGACGAAGTCTTGAAGGCCGTGAGTTCCGTCTGCCAGTCCAATCTACGGGCGAGCGACCTGTTCGGGCGGCTTGGCGGCGAGGAGTTTGCCATCATGCTGCCACATGTCGACGCGAAGGGCGCGCTGGCTGTTGCGGAGAAGCTAAGGGCAGCGATTGCCGCTCAAACGATCCACGGCGACTTCGGTCAGCTTGCTGTCACCGCCAGCTTCGGCACATCGGCGCTATCGCTCAAGAGCAGAGAGATCGGTGCATTTCTCGCGCAGGCGGATGCCGCCATGTACCTTGCCAAAGCCGCCGGACGGAACCGTTGTGTCGATTGGAGCAGTCTCGACACCCGTTATCAGGCAGGCCCACGGCAACGTGTCCTGAAGGCCGGTACCATTCTCTACAACGACCGTCATTCAAGGATAGACTGCACGATCAGGTCTCTTGGCGCCGATGGTGCCGCCGTGACGGTTTCAAACTCCGCAGGCCTTCCACCGGAACTCGTGCTGGTCGTCGCCGGCGACGGCTTCGAGACCAGATGCCAGGTCGTCGCGCGCGACCGGCAAAACCTTGAGCTTGCTTTCGGATAG
- a CDS encoding amidohydrolase family protein: MNNAEAAHYDKVRAIFDILNGEKEADLLLKNLNVLDVHGETVHQGSILVYDKRIIALNPDEAILKVKDVFDGRGLYAIPGLIDAHIHFESQLAHPTALAEAMVPCGTTTIYAECLDLLSAAGKEGVEAAEALFRDYDQLPYRLYAFAPGKKTAASVTEAVLKMEPVIGLGEFEHFTYSSGNEDDFRKAAWVRAKGGFMNGHWGVTALSDMILNYLPAIGVSNNHDVWNEKDIEKSIRYGLPTHIKFGVGSSEVIKVLLRAIVDRKWPTDNFMLCTDNISIERLLTMGHMDWIISLSAEMGINPIQAIKMATYNTARSFHMEDKIGSLTPGRFADIVLTDSLSRINPLYVFKDGELVAKDRKLLKNAEIDYSGMCKDGVKGLADLRPEQLDIVPLEVSEDGTRAKVYLFDVYGRGHAKFYQEIWVPLTDGKVVAEHDGVKLSRLSVVQRYADGERHIVNGLFKGVHVDRGAVATFWPAPKPYFVVVGEDSGEMCHCLKRVDSYAGACIVTDGKEDMAVLPLEIYGVMANMTVKELTASAGAIDAALEALGNRNEGEPVVNKLLSLFISLHRFRFMA, from the coding sequence GTGAACAACGCTGAAGCCGCGCACTACGACAAGGTGCGCGCCATCTTCGATATCCTGAACGGCGAGAAGGAAGCCGACCTTCTGTTGAAGAACCTGAACGTCCTCGATGTTCACGGAGAGACCGTCCATCAGGGCTCGATCCTCGTCTATGACAAGCGCATTATCGCGCTCAACCCGGACGAGGCGATCCTGAAGGTCAAGGACGTGTTCGACGGCAGGGGGCTCTATGCGATCCCCGGCCTGATCGACGCCCATATCCATTTCGAGTCGCAGCTTGCCCATCCGACTGCACTCGCCGAAGCGATGGTGCCCTGCGGCACGACGACGATTTATGCCGAATGCCTGGATCTTCTCAGCGCCGCCGGCAAGGAAGGCGTGGAAGCCGCCGAGGCGCTGTTTAGGGATTACGACCAATTGCCCTACCGCCTCTACGCCTTCGCACCTGGCAAGAAGACTGCGGCCTCGGTGACCGAGGCCGTGCTCAAGATGGAGCCGGTGATCGGTCTTGGCGAGTTCGAGCACTTCACCTACAGCTCCGGCAATGAGGATGATTTCCGCAAGGCCGCCTGGGTGCGGGCCAAAGGCGGCTTCATGAACGGCCACTGGGGCGTCACCGCTCTTTCCGACATGATCCTCAACTATTTGCCGGCGATCGGCGTGTCCAACAATCACGACGTCTGGAACGAGAAGGACATCGAGAAGAGCATCCGCTACGGCCTCCCGACGCACATCAAGTTCGGGGTCGGCAGCAGCGAGGTGATCAAGGTGCTCTTGCGCGCCATCGTCGACCGCAAGTGGCCGACCGACAACTTCATGCTCTGCACCGACAACATCTCGATCGAGCGGCTGCTGACTATGGGCCACATGGACTGGATCATCTCGCTCTCAGCCGAGATGGGCATCAACCCGATCCAGGCGATCAAGATGGCGACCTACAACACGGCGCGTTCTTTCCACATGGAGGACAAGATCGGCTCGCTGACGCCTGGGCGTTTCGCCGACATCGTCCTCACCGACAGCCTGTCGCGCATCAATCCGCTCTACGTGTTCAAGGATGGCGAACTGGTCGCCAAAGACCGCAAGCTGCTGAAAAACGCCGAGATCGACTATTCCGGCATGTGCAAGGACGGCGTGAAAGGTCTTGCCGACCTGAGGCCGGAACAGCTCGATATCGTGCCGCTTGAGGTGTCGGAGGACGGGACCCGTGCGAAGGTCTATCTCTTCGATGTCTATGGTCGCGGCCACGCCAAATTCTACCAGGAGATCTGGGTGCCGCTCACGGACGGCAAGGTCGTCGCGGAACATGATGGCGTGAAGCTGAGCCGGCTGTCGGTCGTGCAGCGTTATGCCGACGGCGAGCGCCACATCGTCAACGGCCTGTTCAAGGGCGTCCATGTGGATCGTGGCGCGGTCGCCACCTTCTGGCCGGCACCGAAGCCTTACTTCGTCGTCGTCGGTGAGGACAGCGGCGAAATGTGCCACTGCCTCAAGCGGGTCGATAGCTACGCCGGCGCCTGCATCGTCACCGACGGAAAAGAGGACATGGCGGTCCTGCCGCTCGAAATCTACGGCGTCATGGCCAACATGACCGTGAAGGAACTCACGGCGAGCGCCGGCGCGATCGATGCCGCACTTGAGGCACTGGGCAACCGCAACGAAGGCGAGCCGGTGGTCAACAAGCTGCTCAGCCTGTTCATCTCGTTGCATCGGTTCCGCTTCATGGCCTAG